A single window of Candidatus Auribacterota bacterium DNA harbors:
- a CDS encoding inositol-3-phosphate synthase, which yields MTNTIRIAIAGVGNCASSLIQGIEYYRRNSDAAHDTALGLMHWEIHGYTPKDIEVVAAIDIDRRKVGQPLHEAIFAKPNCTKTIIPDMPPSRVIVQAGPLLDGLSPHMREYDEDKIFLPSDAKPCDVEKLIRESGAEILLNYLPVGAQKATEFYARCCLNTGVSFINCMPVFIVSDPAWAKEFHDRGIPIAGDDIKAQVGATIVHRTLTKLFEDRGVKLDRTYQLNTGGNTDFLNMLNHDRLKSKRISKTDAVQSQLRTPLEPDNIHIGPSDYVPWQKDNKVCFLRMEGRGFAAVPLNIELRLSVEDSPNSGGVAIDVIRCCKIARERKIGGPLHSVCAYAMKHPPEQMSDNEAREHMQEFIRGGSARA from the coding sequence TTGACGAACACGATACGAATCGCTATCGCCGGTGTGGGCAACTGCGCGAGCTCTCTCATTCAGGGGATTGAGTATTACCGTCGGAATAGCGATGCCGCACACGATACCGCGCTGGGGCTCATGCACTGGGAAATCCATGGCTACACGCCAAAGGACATCGAGGTGGTCGCCGCAATTGACATCGATAGGCGCAAGGTCGGCCAACCGCTCCACGAGGCGATTTTCGCCAAGCCGAACTGCACAAAAACGATCATCCCGGACATGCCCCCGAGCAGGGTCATCGTCCAGGCCGGCCCTCTCCTCGACGGCCTCTCCCCCCATATGAGGGAATATGACGAGGACAAAATTTTTCTCCCCTCTGATGCCAAGCCCTGCGATGTGGAAAAGCTCATCAGGGAAAGCGGCGCAGAGATACTCCTCAACTATCTCCCCGTCGGCGCCCAGAAGGCCACCGAGTTCTATGCCCGCTGCTGCCTCAACACGGGGGTGAGTTTCATCAACTGCATGCCGGTTTTTATTGTCTCCGACCCCGCGTGGGCCAAGGAGTTTCACGATCGGGGGATACCGATCGCCGGTGACGATATCAAAGCGCAGGTGGGCGCGACCATTGTCCACAGGACGCTCACGAAGCTCTTCGAGGACCGCGGGGTAAAGCTCGACCGGACCTACCAGCTCAACACGGGCGGGAACACGGATTTTCTCAATATGCTCAATCACGACCGATTAAAATCAAAGCGCATCTCCAAAACCGACGCCGTCCAGTCACAGCTCCGGACGCCGCTGGAACCGGACAATATTCACATCGGCCCCTCGGATTACGTGCCCTGGCAAAAAGATAACAAGGTCTGCTTCCTCCGCATGGAGGGGAGAGGATTTGCCGCCGTGCCCCTGAACATCGAGCTCAGGCTTTCAGTGGAAGACTCCCCGAACAGCGGCGGCGTCGCGATCGACGTCATCCGCTGCTGTAAGATCGCGAGAGAGAGGAAGATTGGCGGTCCGCTCCACAGCGTCTGCGCTTATGCCATGA
- the upp gene encoding uracil phosphoribosyltransferase: MPVIVTEHPLISDCLAHLRNRRTGPLEFRQYLRRAALLLICETVRDFPLKRARITTPLGRIRGEVLADPRVVAVPILRAGLGMLGALLDLFPDAIVGMIGLRRDEKTFSPREYYHSLPENLSGETAIILDPMLATGGSLLAAIALLKKKKAGDIRAVTLVAAPEGVRRVERRYPEVRVHTASIDARLNKNAYIVPGIGDAGDRIFGTDKYCVAPRRHKEHGE, from the coding sequence ATGCCGGTTATCGTGACTGAACACCCGCTCATCAGCGATTGTCTCGCTCACCTACGGAACCGTCGTACCGGCCCTTTGGAATTCCGCCAGTACCTCAGGCGCGCGGCACTGCTGCTCATCTGCGAAACGGTCAGGGATTTCCCTTTGAAGCGGGCAAGGATAACGACGCCGCTCGGCCGGATCAGGGGCGAAGTGCTCGCAGACCCTCGCGTGGTGGCGGTGCCGATACTGAGGGCCGGCCTCGGAATGCTCGGGGCTCTCCTCGACCTCTTCCCGGATGCAATCGTGGGCATGATCGGTCTCCGTAGGGATGAGAAGACATTCAGCCCCCGTGAGTATTACCATTCCCTGCCGGAGAATCTTTCAGGGGAGACAGCGATCATTCTCGATCCGATGCTCGCCACCGGCGGGTCTTTGCTCGCGGCGATCGCCCTGCTGAAAAAGAAAAAGGCGGGAGATATTCGTGCGGTCACACTCGTTGCCGCACCGGAGGGCGTGAGGCGTGTGGAGCGGCGTTATCCCGAGGTCAGGGTGCACACGGCGTCTATTGACGCGCGGCTCAACAAGAATGCCTATATCGTTCCCGGCATTGGCGACGCAGGCGACCGCATCTTCGGAACGGACAAATACTGTGTTGCACCACGGAGACACAAAGAACACGGAGAATAG
- a CDS encoding nucleotidyltransferase family protein, translating into MLSAIVLAAGESKRMGRPKAILEFGASTFLETICARLREARMDEVIVVLGAHADEVMSAVRLPRARVVINREFSRGQLSSLQCGLGGVDERSAGALVALVDHPLVAPSTYRGLRAAWESSPEKIAVTRFMGRGGHPIIFPRALFSELMEAPPEVGARAVLMRDAGRVRWIGFDDPGIVADIDSPEDYKKFVKIV; encoded by the coding sequence ATGTTATCTGCAATTGTTCTTGCGGCGGGAGAATCGAAAAGGATGGGGCGCCCCAAAGCGATTCTGGAATTTGGGGCGAGCACGTTCCTCGAGACGATCTGCGCCCGGCTCCGGGAGGCGCGGATGGATGAGGTGATCGTGGTGCTGGGCGCTCACGCCGATGAGGTGATGAGCGCAGTGCGCCTCCCACGGGCGAGGGTTGTAATCAACAGAGAATTCAGTCGGGGCCAGCTCTCATCCCTTCAGTGCGGGTTGGGGGGGGTTGATGAGCGTTCTGCGGGCGCGCTCGTGGCGCTTGTGGATCACCCCCTCGTCGCACCGTCCACATACCGGGGCTTGAGAGCGGCGTGGGAGAGTTCGCCGGAGAAGATAGCCGTCACGCGGTTCATGGGGAGGGGAGGGCACCCGATTATTTTTCCGCGCGCGCTTTTCAGCGAGCTCATGGAGGCCCCGCCGGAGGTGGGGGCGCGCGCCGTCCTGATGAGGGATGCAGGTCGCGTGAGGTGGATCGGGTTTGACGATCCGGGCATTGTCGCCGATATTGACAGTCCGGAAGACTACAAAAAATTCGTTAAAATTGTTTAA
- a CDS encoding XdhC/CoxI family protein — MDDELDLFEKLVEAKRRGRSVALATVVATHKSSPRKAGARMLVYADGSIAGTIGGGVLEALVIGEAKKAIADGRPIKVAYSLDPQNPDNITMCCGGEIEIFIDVIRAHAPLVIFGGGHVGEKIARLAELIGIPYIIADDRKEYANRERFPSAAALHAGPYEKAFDTLPISKETCIMICTHGHAHDLLCLRKALGTSAAYIGVIASKNKAQLFREQLEEEGISVDERVYSPIGLDLGDSSPGQIALSVMAEIVKLMSGGTGAHKRLA; from the coding sequence ATGGATGACGAACTGGATCTGTTCGAGAAGCTCGTCGAGGCGAAGAGGCGAGGCCGGAGCGTTGCGCTCGCGACCGTCGTCGCCACGCACAAGTCTTCTCCCCGCAAGGCGGGTGCGAGGATGCTCGTCTACGCTGACGGATCGATTGCGGGAACGATCGGGGGGGGCGTGCTCGAGGCGCTTGTGATCGGAGAGGCGAAGAAGGCCATCGCGGATGGCCGACCCATTAAAGTGGCGTACAGCCTCGATCCCCAAAACCCCGACAACATCACCATGTGTTGCGGCGGGGAGATAGAGATTTTCATTGATGTGATTCGTGCTCATGCACCGCTGGTGATTTTCGGCGGAGGGCATGTTGGGGAGAAGATCGCCCGCCTCGCGGAGCTCATCGGGATCCCCTATATAATTGCCGACGACCGAAAAGAGTACGCAAATCGGGAGCGCTTCCCTTCGGCCGCCGCGCTCCATGCGGGCCCGTATGAGAAAGCCTTCGATACATTGCCGATAAGCAAAGAAACCTGCATAATGATCTGCACGCACGGTCATGCGCACGACCTGCTCTGCCTGCGGAAGGCGCTGGGGACCAGCGCCGCCTACATCGGCGTCATCGCGAGCAAAAATAAGGCACAACTGTTCCGTGAGCAGCTCGAGGAGGAGGGGATCAGCGTTGACGAGCGGGTGTACAGCCCTATCGGTCTTGACCTCGGCGACAGCTCGCCCGGACAGATTGCCCTGAGCGTGATGGCTGAGATCGTGAAGCTCATGTCCGGAGGCACCGGCGCCCACAAGCGCCTGGCGTGA
- a CDS encoding type II toxin-antitoxin system HicB family antitoxin — protein sequence MYRYLVVIEKAAKNYSAYSPDLPGCVATGKTVEEVERNMHEAIEMHIKGLLEDKLPVPESRSLSEYMAVSLA from the coding sequence ATGTATCGGTATTTAGTGGTTATAGAAAAGGCAGCGAAGAACTACTCGGCTTACTCACCCGATTTACCCGGTTGCGTTGCTACTGGTAAAACCGTAGAAGAAGTCGAGCGCAATATGCATGAAGCTATTGAAATGCATATAAAGGGATTACTAGAAGATAAGCTGCCCGTTCCGGAATCTCGCTCCCTGTCTGAATATATGGCTGTTAGCCTTGCTTAA
- a CDS encoding MoaD/ThiS family protein, with translation MIITVSLFGEYRKYAREAEFEIEIPEQGTALTIVEKLGIPRSPSLWVLVDGKRASLDHELHEGSRVSFFQPVGGG, from the coding sequence ATGATAATAACCGTTTCACTTTTTGGTGAGTATAGAAAATACGCCCGCGAGGCAGAGTTCGAGATCGAGATACCCGAGCAGGGGACCGCGCTCACCATCGTTGAGAAGCTAGGCATACCGCGCTCTCCATCGCTCTGGGTGCTCGTGGATGGGAAGCGCGCATCGCTTGATCATGAATTACATGAAGGGAGCAGGGTTTCGTTCTTCCAACCAGTGGGCGGGGGCTAA
- a CDS encoding xanthine dehydrogenase family protein molybdopterin-binding subunit, which yields MGTYKYIGKRIARIDARPKVDGSLKYPSDLYVEGMIWGRVLRARYPHALIKSIDTSEAERLPGVVAVLTHKDIQGSNRFGIERQDQPVLCEDRVRYVGDAVALVGAETKEIAEETLSLIKVDYEQLPLVDDPRRALEKDTIKLHEKGNIVHELHFTRGDIQKGFSQADVIVENTYSMQMMDHAFLETEAGLAYVDMDGVLTIHSCGQYAFRDVTQIARALDHPPEKIRMIEPYTGGAFGGKDEVTVQILLALLALKTGRPSKIWFGREEHFISCTHRHPVEMRVKTGATRGGKLIAHEVWALQDGGAYASLSGPVLCLVVEHCCGPYLIPNLKVDGWAVYTNNGMSGAFRGFGATQAHVAMESQMNILAEKLGMDPLSLRARNVIRRGDIFGIGQDMVMAFGVDKSLEKAMEHPLWKGRERLKREVNDGSVNNRWKRRGIGVACSFQGSGLGKGLPDYAATTLELNTDGSINLFQGTIEIGQGSYTGIAQVAAEILDVPLDRIHFVGGDTKKTLDSGTTTASRVMYAAGKATLLAAREMIRRLKEEAAKKLNVSPDMLVVEEEAIRVKGGKQSLTYHEVAGALKEPLKAEGVFNIPLADKEFSIGLPHLVFCSNTQIVLLDVDTLTGEVEVKKVVAIPDCGTVINPLNVEGQSEGGIVMGMGYALYEENLLEKGYFKNTSLSTYILPSSWEAPEVETCPVEVPEESGPFGARSVAEVVTTPTAPAILNALYDAIGVRFTELPVTPEKIIAALAEKKQD from the coding sequence ATGGGCACATACAAATATATCGGCAAGAGAATCGCGAGGATTGACGCCAGGCCGAAGGTTGATGGGAGCTTGAAGTATCCCTCCGACCTCTACGTGGAGGGTATGATCTGGGGCAGGGTGCTCAGGGCGAGATATCCTCACGCGCTCATCAAGTCGATCGACACCTCTGAGGCGGAGCGGTTGCCCGGTGTGGTGGCGGTGCTCACGCACAAAGACATACAGGGTTCCAATCGGTTCGGCATCGAGCGCCAGGATCAACCGGTGCTCTGCGAGGACAGGGTCCGCTATGTCGGGGACGCGGTGGCGCTCGTGGGCGCTGAGACAAAAGAGATCGCCGAAGAGACGCTCAGCCTGATCAAAGTTGACTACGAACAACTTCCTCTGGTCGATGATCCACGAAGGGCCCTGGAGAAAGATACAATCAAACTTCACGAGAAGGGGAATATCGTCCACGAGCTCCACTTCACGCGCGGCGATATACAGAAGGGTTTTTCTCAAGCGGATGTCATTGTCGAGAACACGTACTCAATGCAGATGATGGACCACGCCTTCCTGGAGACCGAGGCGGGCCTCGCCTATGTTGACATGGACGGCGTACTCACCATTCACTCCTGCGGCCAGTACGCATTCAGAGACGTGACACAGATAGCCCGGGCGCTCGACCACCCTCCGGAAAAAATACGGATGATCGAACCATACACCGGCGGCGCGTTCGGCGGCAAGGACGAGGTGACCGTCCAGATACTCCTGGCCCTGCTGGCGCTAAAGACGGGCAGGCCGTCGAAGATCTGGTTCGGGCGGGAGGAGCACTTCATCTCGTGCACGCACCGCCATCCCGTAGAAATGAGGGTGAAGACGGGCGCCACGAGGGGAGGAAAGCTCATCGCCCATGAGGTGTGGGCACTTCAGGATGGGGGTGCCTACGCGAGCCTGAGCGGGCCGGTGCTCTGCCTGGTGGTCGAGCACTGCTGCGGCCCGTACCTGATTCCCAACCTCAAGGTGGATGGCTGGGCGGTCTATACCAACAATGGCATGAGCGGAGCGTTCAGGGGATTCGGGGCCACGCAAGCCCACGTGGCGATGGAATCGCAGATGAATATCCTGGCGGAGAAACTGGGTATGGATCCACTCTCCCTGCGGGCCAGGAATGTGATCAGGCGAGGGGACATATTCGGCATCGGCCAGGATATGGTCATGGCGTTCGGGGTCGACAAGTCGCTGGAGAAGGCGATGGAGCACCCACTCTGGAAGGGGCGCGAGCGCCTCAAGCGTGAGGTCAATGACGGCAGCGTGAATAACAGATGGAAGAGGCGCGGGATCGGCGTCGCGTGCTCCTTCCAGGGGAGCGGCCTCGGGAAGGGGTTGCCGGACTACGCCGCCACCACGCTCGAGTTGAACACGGACGGATCGATCAATCTTTTCCAGGGCACGATAGAGATCGGGCAGGGGAGCTACACGGGGATCGCCCAGGTAGCGGCTGAGATCCTTGATGTGCCCCTCGATCGGATCCACTTCGTAGGCGGCGACACAAAAAAGACGCTGGATTCGGGGACAACAACGGCCTCCCGGGTCATGTATGCCGCGGGCAAGGCGACACTTCTCGCGGCGAGAGAAATGATACGGAGGTTGAAAGAAGAGGCGGCGAAGAAACTGAACGTGTCTCCTGACATGCTGGTCGTGGAGGAAGAGGCAATCCGCGTCAAAGGAGGAAAACAATCCTTAACGTACCACGAAGTCGCAGGTGCGCTCAAGGAGCCGCTCAAGGCGGAAGGGGTATTCAATATTCCTCTCGCGGACAAGGAGTTTTCAATCGGTCTTCCCCACCTTGTATTCTGCTCCAACACGCAGATCGTACTCCTCGACGTCGATACCCTGACGGGTGAGGTGGAGGTGAAGAAAGTTGTGGCGATCCCCGACTGCGGGACAGTCATCAACCCATTGAATGTGGAGGGGCAGAGTGAGGGAGGGATTGTCATGGGGATGGGGTACGCGCTCTATGAAGAGAATCTGCTCGAGAAGGGGTATTTCAAAAATACCAGCCTCTCCACGTATATCCTCCCCTCGAGCTGGGAGGCCCCCGAGGTGGAAACCTGCCCCGTGGAGGTGCCTGAGGAATCGGGCCCGTTTGGCGCGAGGAGCGTCGCCGAGGTGGTGACCACGCCGACCGCCCCCGCCATACTCAACGCGCTCTATGACGCGATCGGCGTCAGGTTCACGGAGCTGCCGGTGACGCCGGAGAAGATAATCGCGGCGCTGGCAGAGAAAAAGCAAGATTGA